Proteins encoded by one window of Venturia canescens isolate UGA chromosome 2, ASM1945775v1, whole genome shotgun sequence:
- the LOC122406303 gene encoding uncharacterized protein, translated as MGGTRYCCVVGCKNSQSRNRELTFYSFPKRSWEVEKRNKWIKAVRRITLDNKTWHPSTNTRICSAHFVGGKQSNVENSPAYVPTIFPAVYKKREKSQLDLARHERLLKRKERMSTSTAAKPQEKENIASDIEMGLNETPTEAGSTCIACQTDACDNEGASAEGNTFWSWNNDKNEASTQTNIYIGKPNKNERIIVKELKTVADKSCGPDDIFHYGFSGFSDIGSNKTMLQLGGVSLIFFNVLLNLISVKTDGQPAYYRIHESTASQIFFEILTTLTEKTKTWIFWPSRESIKKNLPIGFKKYPNCRCIIDCTEIFTETPPTVEQRVLMYSNYKSRFTVKYLIAITPDGFVCKLSKGYGGRATDSFITNDCGLLSCIEPGDTVLADKGFPQIKSELLKRNALLVIPPFAFDPQFTNSEIDETYKIASVRIHVERAIQRIKLCNILKLIPISLLPYLDAIMHMCCVIANSKPPLIKNPEAANSATQMSA; from the exons atgggtggTACGAGGTACTGTTGTGTTGTGGGGTGTAAAAATTCCCAATCTCGGAATCGTGAATtaactttttattcgtttccgaAACGGAGTTgggaagttgaaaaaagaaataagtgGATAAAAGCTGTCAGAAGAAT taCATTAGATAACAAGACGTGGCACCCGAGTACGAACACTCGCATCTGCAGTGCTCATTTTGTTGGAGGCAAGCAATCCAACGTCGAAAACAGCCCAGCGTATGTGCCGACAATTTTCCCCGCTGTGtacaaaaaaagagagaaatcacAACTGGACCTAGCTAGACACGAACGACttctgaaaagaaaagaaagaatgagCACATCAACAGCTGCAAAACCGcaagaaaaggaaaatatcGCAAGTGACATTGAAATGG GATTAAATGAAACTCCGACGGAAGCTGGCAGTACGTGCATTGCTTGTCAAACTGATGCGTGTGACAACGAAGGAGCCAGTGCAGAAGGGAATACTTTCTGGAGTtggaataatgataaaaatgaagcttCCACGCAGACGAATATTTACATTGGGAAGCCAAATAAAAACGAGCGAATCATAGTGAAAGAGCTGAAAACCGTTGCCGACAAGTCATGTGGTCctgacgatatttttcattacggTTTCTCAGGATTCTCTGATATTGGTTCAAACAAAACTATGTTGCAGTTAGGCGgggtttcattaatttttttcaatgtgttGCTCAACTTGATTAGTGTGAAAACAGATGGCCAACCAGCTTACTACCGG ATACACGAATCAACTGCTTCTCAAATCTTCTTCGAAATCTTGACTACGTTGACTGAGAAGACAAAGACTTGGATTTTTTGGCCATCGAGagaaagcataaaaaaaaatttaccaatCGGTTTCAAAAAATATCCGAATTGCAGATGCATAATCGATTGCACGGAAATATTTACTGAAACTCCCCCTACTGTGGAACAACGCGTTCTCATGTACTCCAACTACAAGTCACGTTTTACCGTCAAATATTTGATCGCTATTACGCCCGATGGTTTCGTTTGTAAATTATCAAAAGGGTATGGCGGAAGAGCTACAGATAGTTTTATAACGAATGACTGTGGACTTTTATCGTGCATAGAACCGGGTGATACGGTTTTAGCCGACAAAGGTTTCCCTCAGATAAAATCTGAACTGCTCAAACGCAATGCCCTCTTGGTGATACCTCCGTTTGCGTTCGATCCACAGTTTACAAACTCCGAAATAGATGAAACGTACAAAATCGCTTCAGTTAGAATACATGTAGAACGTGCTATTCAAAGGATAAAACTCtgcaatattttgaaattaattCCCATTTCACTCTTACCGTATCTTGATGCGATTATGCACATGTGCTGCGTTATTGCCAATAGCAAGCCACCACTTATAAAAAATCCTGAAGCGGCCAATTCAGCAACACAAATGAGTGCGTAG
- the LOC122406532 gene encoding uncharacterized protein isoform X2, protein MLKICSVPGCESGKYQDRKRRIELGLQPISLFAVPKSDDRLKAWENALKQNLNKTQHICHLHFADEHIRKNYKIKLPDGSVMGKPFKRWLLVDDAIPTLPNRSVEQSENNNVFEVDTVLEQHALQDCSMKIVDDEIIEPAENVTLNGNRIFSIDDFKSDLSSNFLPEYWTWSQQGSDALFTYLDRSDMSIRLHLVVHEDLSIQIRSITNRIVNLEDNIGRTADILQHMNVAHSSLFAEGRTSKTKVLAVLL, encoded by the exons atGCTGAAAATTTGTAGTGTGCCTGGGTGCGAAAGCGGCAAATATCAAGATCGCAAGAGACGAATTGAGCTAGGGTTGCAGCCCATTTCTCTGTTTGCTGTACCAAag AGTGATGACCGGCTGAAAGCATGGGAAAATGCTCTGAAgcaaaatttaaacaaaacCCAGCACATTTGTCATTTACATTTTGCGGATGAacacattcgaaaaaattataaaatcaaaTTGCCTGATGGTAGTGTTATGGGCAAACCTTTCAAGCGCTGGCTATTGGTAGACGATGCTATACCAACACTGCCAAATCGATCCGTCGAACAAAGCGAG AACAATAACGTTTTCGAGGTAGACACTGTACTTGAGCAGCACGCTCTCCAGGATTGCAGTATGAAAATAGTAGATGATGAAATTATAGAGCCGGCCGAAAATGTTACTCTAAATggcaatcgaattttttccattgatgATTTCAAAAGCGATCTGAGTTCGAATTTTTTACCCGAGTACTGGACTTGGAGTCAGCAAGGCTCGGACGCATTATTTACTTATTTGGATCGATCGGATATGTCAATACGACTGCATCTGGTTGTGCATGAAGATCTCTCGATACAA ATTCGGAGTATTACAAACAGAATAGTCAATTTGGAGGACAACATTGGTAGAACAGCTGACATTCTTCAACACATGAATGTAGCTCATTCAAGCCTATTTGCAGAGGGACGGACATCGAAGACGAAAG TTTTAGCCGTATTGCTATGA
- the LOC122406532 gene encoding uncharacterized protein isoform X1, translating to MLKICSVPGCESGKYQDRKRRIELGLQPISLFAVPKSDDRLKAWENALKQNLNKTQHICHLHFADEHIRKNYKIKLPDGSVMGKPFKRWLLVDDAIPTLPNRSVEQSENNNVFEVDTVLEQHALQDCSMKIVDDEIIEPAENVTLNGNRIFSIDDFKSDLSSNFLPEYWTWSQQGSDALFTYLDRSDMSIRLHLVVHEDLSIQIRSITNRIVNLEDNIGRTADILQHMNVAHSSLFAEGRTSKTKGFSTRAHDQNFGLIAIRPKPH from the exons atGCTGAAAATTTGTAGTGTGCCTGGGTGCGAAAGCGGCAAATATCAAGATCGCAAGAGACGAATTGAGCTAGGGTTGCAGCCCATTTCTCTGTTTGCTGTACCAAag AGTGATGACCGGCTGAAAGCATGGGAAAATGCTCTGAAgcaaaatttaaacaaaacCCAGCACATTTGTCATTTACATTTTGCGGATGAacacattcgaaaaaattataaaatcaaaTTGCCTGATGGTAGTGTTATGGGCAAACCTTTCAAGCGCTGGCTATTGGTAGACGATGCTATACCAACACTGCCAAATCGATCCGTCGAACAAAGCGAG AACAATAACGTTTTCGAGGTAGACACTGTACTTGAGCAGCACGCTCTCCAGGATTGCAGTATGAAAATAGTAGATGATGAAATTATAGAGCCGGCCGAAAATGTTACTCTAAATggcaatcgaattttttccattgatgATTTCAAAAGCGATCTGAGTTCGAATTTTTTACCCGAGTACTGGACTTGGAGTCAGCAAGGCTCGGACGCATTATTTACTTATTTGGATCGATCGGATATGTCAATACGACTGCATCTGGTTGTGCATGAAGATCTCTCGATACAA ATTCGGAGTATTACAAACAGAATAGTCAATTTGGAGGACAACATTGGTAGAACAGCTGACATTCTTCAACACATGAATGTAGCTCATTCAAGCCTATTTGCAGAGGGACGGACATCGAAGACGAAAGGTTTTAGTACGAGAGCCCACGACCAAAATTTCGGTCTTATAGCAATACGACCAAAACCGCATTAA